One Syntrophorhabdus sp. DNA window includes the following coding sequences:
- the tadA gene encoding Flp pilus assembly complex ATPase component TadA → LASEAPIIRLVNLFITRAVELRASDIHIEPFEDEMKIRYRIDGVLNDVESTPKRLQAAIVSRIKIMARLNIAERRLPQDGRIRLRVGEKEIAIRVSTIPIVNGESIVMRLLDRESIVIDLDRLGFSQAMLISLDKLITKPNGIILVTGPTGSGKTTTLYGALDKINSPHNKIITVEDPVEYQLKGVNQIQVKPQIGLDFNSTLRHIVRQDPDIIMIGEIRDLETAQIAIQSALTGHLVFSTLHTNDAPSAITRLLDMGVESFLLSSTVRGILAQRLVRMICPDCRRQAGVSDDVEELMALGMGSGVPIWRGAGCEACGHTGFFGRSGLFELLIIDEELRRLTLKGADEGEIRAQARRSGMKTLLEDGMEKIRMGVTTLDEVFRVTRED, encoded by the coding sequence CTTGCGTCGGAAGCACCCATCATCAGGCTCGTGAACCTCTTCATCACCCGTGCCGTGGAGTTAAGGGCGAGCGACATCCATATCGAGCCTTTCGAAGACGAGATGAAGATCCGCTACCGCATAGACGGCGTCCTCAATGACGTGGAATCGACACCGAAGAGACTTCAGGCGGCCATCGTCTCGCGCATAAAGATCATGGCCAGGCTCAACATTGCCGAGCGCAGGCTTCCCCAGGACGGAAGGATACGGCTGCGTGTGGGCGAGAAAGAGATCGCCATCAGGGTTTCCACCATCCCCATCGTGAACGGAGAGAGCATCGTCATGAGGCTGCTCGACAGGGAAAGCATCGTCATTGACCTTGACAGACTGGGTTTTTCGCAGGCCATGCTTATTTCCCTCGACAAGCTCATAACGAAGCCGAACGGCATCATCCTTGTGACGGGGCCCACGGGCAGCGGCAAGACAACGACCCTTTACGGGGCACTCGACAAGATAAATTCGCCTCACAACAAGATCATCACCGTGGAAGATCCGGTGGAATATCAGTTGAAAGGCGTCAACCAGATCCAGGTGAAGCCCCAGATCGGGCTCGATTTTAACAGCACATTGCGCCACATCGTCAGGCAGGACCCGGACATCATCATGATAGGCGAAATCAGGGACCTGGAGACTGCTCAGATAGCCATCCAGTCGGCGCTGACAGGGCATCTTGTATTCTCCACCCTTCACACAAACGACGCACCGAGCGCAATCACACGTCTTCTTGACATGGGCGTGGAGAGCTTTCTCCTGTCATCCACGGTCCGGGGCATCCTCGCGCAGAGGCTCGTGAGGATGATCTGCCCCGATTGCAGGCGTCAGGCAGGCGTATCCGACGACGTGGAGGAACTCATGGCCCTCGGCATGGGCAGCGGCGTGCCCATCTGGCGGGGAGCGGGCTGCGAGGCCTGCGGGCATACGGGGTTCTTCGGGCGCTCGGGGCTCTTCGAGCTTCTCATTATCGATGAAGAGCTGAGAAGGCTGACGTTGAAGGGTGCAGACGAGGGAGAGATCAGGGCGCAGGCGAGAAGGTCGGGCATGAAGACGCTTCTCGAGGACGGAATGGAGAAGAT